Proteins encoded together in one Planctopirus ephydatiae window:
- a CDS encoding CPXCG motif-containing cysteine-rich protein, which produces MTKPKRRRRRQRSTFLEAAYICPSCGEEIIVPVDLSQGSFQEYVEDCPVCCCPNVITVEMDENLDDQLQVMVRPES; this is translated from the coding sequence ATGACAAAACCTAAGCGACGTCGACGCCGGCAGCGCAGCACATTTCTGGAGGCGGCTTACATCTGTCCTTCATGCGGCGAAGAGATTATTGTGCCAGTTGACCTTTCACAGGGAAGCTTTCAGGAATATGTCGAGGATTGCCCCGTCTGTTGTTGTCCCAATGTGATCACTGTGGAAATGGATGAGAATCTCGATGATCAATTACAGGTGATGGTTCGCCCTGAATCATGA
- a CDS encoding TrmH family RNA methyltransferase: MTVTLRNPHSVLAALQYRPHDVLEIVTTANPSSAWSEVLEQARVHRIPIRTALPSSGSERPASGKDRGGKFERQSSSEATVRDRAPLTVEQLFELAPPGPLAQKSDPSGGIESNRHGIWLALDCLQDPHNVGAVFRAAAFFGVRGIIATRDRSAPLSGTAYDVSAGGLESIPFAQPPNLARALELAKKSGVWVLGTSEHAQQPLSSIKADRPWLIVIGNEEGGLRRLTLELCDEVCSIPSQGAVGSLNVSVATGILLYALAR, translated from the coding sequence GTGACAGTCACCCTGCGAAATCCTCATAGTGTCCTCGCTGCCCTGCAATATCGACCACACGATGTCCTCGAAATTGTCACCACAGCCAATCCTTCCAGTGCCTGGAGCGAAGTACTCGAACAGGCGAGAGTGCATCGCATTCCCATTCGAACGGCCCTTCCCTCCAGTGGTTCTGAACGACCCGCGAGCGGAAAAGATCGCGGTGGAAAGTTCGAAAGGCAAAGCAGTTCGGAAGCCACGGTTCGCGACCGAGCTCCTTTGACAGTGGAGCAACTCTTTGAACTTGCTCCACCGGGCCCATTAGCACAGAAGAGTGATCCATCCGGCGGAATAGAAAGTAATCGGCATGGCATCTGGCTGGCACTGGATTGCCTGCAAGATCCTCACAATGTGGGAGCCGTCTTCCGTGCTGCTGCATTTTTCGGAGTTCGCGGCATCATCGCCACGAGAGACCGGTCGGCACCGCTTTCAGGGACAGCCTACGATGTATCGGCAGGTGGACTGGAATCGATTCCTTTCGCACAACCCCCTAACCTTGCCCGTGCTCTCGAACTTGCCAAGAAAAGTGGCGTCTGGGTCTTAGGGACATCGGAGCATGCCCAGCAGCCACTTTCATCAATCAAGGCGGATCGCCCGTGGTTGATCGTGATTGGTAACGAAGAAGGTGGCTTGAGGCGTCTCACACTCGAACTGTGTGATGAAGTCTGCTCGATCCCCAGTCAGGGAGCCGTGGGTTCGCTGAATGTCTCCGTCGCGACCGGAATTCTGCTTTATGCACTGGCTCGCTGA
- the rlmB gene encoding 23S rRNA (guanosine(2251)-2'-O)-methyltransferase RlmB encodes MHYDSHRFSPHDPLGDLPLGDSLETDSTSLKDLCEAAGIHLVASTADELSRLIRAEDHQGLAARMPEFPYADFDGLLQAQLPALLVILDGIQDSFNLGAIIRCAEALGAGGIVLPEKGQSGVNSQAARSSAGAVNFLPIYRVPALERAIDQLKSRGMKILAATEKSEQSLWNVAIPAPLCLIIGNEGKGVSSSLLSACDIQVRIPMAGKTSSLNAAVAAGILLAEIQRQSAKIQ; translated from the coding sequence TTGCATTACGATTCTCATCGATTTTCGCCGCATGATCCCCTGGGCGATTTGCCCCTGGGCGATTCCTTGGAAACCGATTCGACTTCGCTCAAAGATCTTTGTGAAGCAGCCGGGATCCATCTGGTGGCTTCGACTGCTGATGAGCTTTCTCGTTTGATTCGAGCCGAAGATCATCAGGGGCTGGCTGCCCGGATGCCGGAGTTTCCTTATGCGGATTTTGATGGTCTGCTCCAGGCACAACTCCCGGCGCTTCTGGTCATCCTGGATGGAATTCAAGACAGCTTTAATCTGGGTGCCATCATTCGCTGTGCGGAAGCCTTGGGTGCCGGTGGGATCGTGCTTCCTGAAAAAGGTCAGTCGGGTGTGAACAGTCAGGCAGCAAGAAGTTCTGCCGGTGCCGTCAACTTCCTGCCCATCTATCGTGTTCCAGCTCTCGAACGAGCGATCGATCAGCTAAAATCGAGGGGCATGAAAATCCTGGCTGCCACAGAGAAGAGCGAGCAATCCCTCTGGAATGTCGCGATCCCTGCGCCATTGTGTTTGATTATTGGCAACGAAGGGAAAGGTGTTTCTTCTTCTCTGCTATCAGCTTGCGATATTCAGGTACGGATCCCTATGGCGGGTAAAACATCGTCTTTGAATGCTGCTGTGGCTGCCGGGATCTTACTGGCCGAAATCCAGCGGCAGTCTGCGAAGATTCAATAG